The region GCACCGAGCCGCCGGCGCCGAGCAGTCCCAGAGAAATTCCGACTACGACCGCGAGTACGCCCGCGAGTATCGTCACGCGGGCAACCGACCGGCGTTCCGGCGCGTTGCCAGGCTCAGGCTCCCGCTGGCACCGCTCCGCCGTGAAGCTTCCGCGCCAGGTGGCTCTCGACGAACATCAGCCCCTGCTCGCCGGCGCGCCGGATCATCCGCAACAGCTCGTCCATGCTGGACACTTCCTCGAGCTGCTCGTTGACGAACCACTCGAGAAAGTTGCGCGTCAGGTGCTCGTTCTGCTTGATGGCGAGATCCATCAGGTCGTTGATCTGCTTCGTGACCTTCAGCTCCCAGTCCAGGGCGAGCTGCACCACTTCCTCCGCCGACTTGAAGCCGGCCCTCGGCGCCGGGACCGATGGGATCTTCAGCGGCGCGTCGGCATCCACGATATACTGGACGATCTTCATCGCGTGCGCGCGCTCTTCGTCGGCCTGGAGCTGGAAATGGTGCGCCAGCTCCGGCAGCCCTTCCTGTTTGAAGTAGGCAGAGATGGCTACGTACTGCAAGGATGCGCCGAACTCGTGCCCCACCTGTGCATTCAGCGCGTCCGCTGTTTCTTTGCTGATCATCATGGCTCGATGGGTTGAGGTTAGTACGCTGCCAAAGTTAGCTGGTTCGGCCCGCTTTTGGGCGATCCGCGCGGTCGCCTGCGCGGCCGCGCTGTCGCCCGCCGTCGGCTGCACGGACCGCTCCGGTCTCGCGGTCGCGGAAGGGGCCAATCCGACGCCGCCCCTGACCCCGCTCATCGGCGCGGCCGTGCTTGTCGGAGCCGGCGACATAGCCGGGTGCAGGTCGAGCGGCGACGAGGCCACCGCCGCGCTGCTGGACAGCATCCCGGGCACGGTATTCACGGCGGGCGACAATGTGTACCCCAACGGCAGAATGGAGGAATACCGGCGGTGCTATGAGCCGTCGTGGGGCCGCCACCGCGGCCGGACGTACCCAGCGCCCGGCAACCACGACTGGCGCACCCGGAACGGCGCGCCGTACTTCGAGTATTTCGGGGCGCGGGCCGGCCCCCCGGGACTGGGCTACTACAGCTTTCGGATCGACGAGTGGTTGATACTGATTCTCAACAGCAACATCGACCTCGGCCCGCGCTCGCCGCAGCGGGCCTGGCTGGACGCGCAGCTCGCGGCCGACACCAACCGGTGCGAGATCGTGATCACCCACCATCCGCGGTTCAGCTCAGGCACCCATGGGACGTCGTGGCGAATGGCAGCCGCGTGGGACGTGCTGTACAAGCACGGGGTCGAGCTGGCCATCGGCGGCCACGATCACAGCTACGAGCGCTTCGCGCCGATGACTCCCGCGGGCGCGCGCGACGACGCGCGGGGAGTCCGCCAGTTCGTCGTGGGCACGGGTGGCTACAAGCCGTCCACCCGGCGAAGAACGCCGACACGCAACAGCCAGATCCGCAGCTCCGCGAGCGGAGTGCTCAAGCTCTCGCTCGGCGAAGGCGTTTACCAATGGGAGTTCGTGCCCGTGGCGGGACAGAACTTCAGGGATTGGGGCGAGGGACGGTGCAGATAGTGGCAGCTAGCAGCTAGCAGCTAGCAGCGAGCAGCGAGCAGCGAGCAGCGAGCAGCGAGAAGCGAGCAGCGAGAAGAAACACCAGGACGATTATTCGTACGGCTCGAGATGCACGAGCACCGAGTCCACGCGCGGCACGGCGGCGCGGATCGCGCTCTTCACCATCCCGCCGACGATGTGCGCGTCACGAATCGACAGCGACGGCTCGGTTTGGACGTGCAGCGTTACGCGGTAGGTCATTCCCGTTCTGCTCACCGCGAGCTTCTCCGTGGCGAGCACGCCGGGAACGCCCTCCGCCGCGCGACGGACCGGCTCGACGATGTCGGCACCGGGCATGCGGTCCATGAGATCGCGCATCGCCGAGCGCAACATGACCACGCCGTTGTACGCGATGATGCCAGTGGCGAGCAGCGCGGCCCAGTCGTCGGCCGACTCCCAGCCCTCGCCGCCCCAGACGGCAACAGTAATTCCGACGAACGCGGCCGCCGAGGTGATCGTATCGCTCAGATGGTGCGACGCGTCGGCCTCCACCGCCCTGCTGCCGATGTCCACTCCCACCGCGCGCACGCGGCGCGCGAGCACGAGCTTCGTCACGATTACGGCCACGAGAACCGCCAGCGTCCACGGCGCGGGAGTGTTGTGCGGCGCGCGTATCTCGCTCACCGCCTGGTACGCGATGCCGATGGCGGCGCCGAGCAGCATGAGCGAGACCACCGCCGCCGCGAGCGCTTCGGCCTTGCCGTAGCCGAACGGATAATCGTCGTCCGGCTCCCGGCCGGAGACGTGCAGCCCGCCCCACACGACGAGCGACGAGAAGATGTCCGCCGTGGATTCGACCGCGTCGGCGATCAGGGCGTACGTATTTCCGACGACACCCGCGACCAGCTTGGTCACCGCCAGCACGGCGTTCACCAGCACGCCGAACTGCGCCGACCTGATGCCCCTGCTCACCTGCGTCATGGGCACTGCGCGTTTCGCCCGGGGATCAGCCCGATCGCAGCAGGTCCGCGAACTCCCGCGGGAGGCCGGCGTCCGTGATTGCCCGTGCCGCGCGCTCGATGTCGTATTCCACGCGTATAAACTCCACCACGGGAGCGGGCCCCGCGAGGTCCACCGTGACGTAGCACGCGCGAGGATCCCCGTCCTTGGGCCGCCCGACACTCCCCGCATTCACGAAGTGGATGCCGTCCACCACCCGATGCCACAGCTTGTGCGTGTGGCCGAACGCGAGCACGTCGCCCGCCTTCAATCCCGCGAGCGCCGCCATCTTGCGGCAGAAATCGTCGGGGCGGTCTTCCATCCAGTACACCGTGTTGAGCACCGGCGTGCCGTGCACGAGCGTCAGCGTGGCGCCGCTCGCGTGCCCACCGGAAGGTCGAACGTCGAGGCGGAACGGCAGCTCGGCGAGCAGACGCTTCGTCTCCGGCCGAACGTTCGCCTTGGTCCACTCGAACGAGACGTGCGACAGCCGCTCCTGCTCCGCGTCCTCGTACTTGCAGCCGCAGTGTTTGTAATCGGTCGCGACGGTGGAGTCATAGTTGCCGGCCACGCCCTGAATCCCGCGCTCGCCCAGCAGCGCGACGACCTCGTTGGGCCACGGCGCGTAGCCGACCAGATCGCCGAGGTGGTAGGTGGCTGTGACAGGCCGTGCCCCGTCGATGTGACGGAGCACGGCCTCCAACGCCGGAAGGTTGGCGTGGATGTCCGAGATCAGCGCGTAGCGAGACGTCTTCCTATTCCCGCTACTTGCTCAGCGGCTTCGTCGCCCGCACGAATGCGCTGAGAAACTTCCCGTCGATCTCGCGCGCGACCGCTTCGGCGTTGCTCACCGAGTTCGCCAGGAACGCGGCGGCGTCCTCCGCCTTGTAGATCCGCGTCGGCTCGATGTCGATCTGCTCGAAGCCCGCGGCGCTCAGCAGCGCCTGGTACTCGCTCTCCTCGAGCGCGCCCGCCACGCAGCCGATCCACAGCTCCATGCTCCGCTTCACTTCCGCGGGCACCGGGCCGCGCACTACTACGTCGGACACGGCGAACCGCCCGCCGGGCTTGAGCACCCTGAACGCCTCGCGCAGGACGCGCGCCTTGTCGGCCGAGAGGTTGATCACGCAGTTCGAGATGATGACGTCCACGGACGCATCGGGCAGCGGGATGTTCTCGATCTCGCCCTTGAGGAACTCGACGTTCCCGGCGCCGGCGCGGCGCTTGTTCTCGTTGGCGAGCGCCAGCATCTCGTCGGTCATGTCGAGGCCGTACACCTTGCCCGTCGGGCCCACGCGCCTGGCCGACAGCAGCACGTCGATCCCGCCGCCGGAGCCGAGGTCGAGCACGGTCTCGCCTTCGTTCAGCTGAGCGAGCGCGGTCGGGTTGCCGCAGCCGAGCGACGCCAGCAGCGCCTCGGCGGGCACGCCGGCCTGCTCGCCCTCGTCGTACAGGTTGGAGGTGATGGGGTCGTACGACTCCGTGCTGGAGCCGCAGCACGCGCTCGAGCAGCAGCCGGCGTCGTCGCTGGCGGTGCCCTCGGCGACGGCCTTGGCTACACTGCCGTACTTGTCCTTTACTTCCTGCTTCAGGTCTGCAGGCATGGTAGCGTTCGTCATTCGAATCTCCGAAAGAAATATGTGACTAGTGACTAGTGACTGGTGACTAGGAACTGCAAACTGCCCCTCGCTGCTAGCTGCTAGCTGCTAGCCTGCCAGCTGTCGTACAGCATTCCACCTTTAACCGGCGCCTCGGCTTGAGCGCGGCCAGGAACTGGCCCGCTTCCTCGATGGCGTCGGGGTTGAGGGAGTAGTGGACCCACCGGCCGTCACGCCGGTCGCTGATCAGCCCCGCGTCCTTCAGCACGCGGAGGTGGAACGAGAGGCGCGGCTGCGCCGCGTCCAGCGCGTCGGCCAGCTCGCAAACGCACCGATCGCCCCGCGTAAGGCGCATCACGATGCCCAGCCTGGTGGAGTCCGACAGCGCGTGAAACCACTGCGCTGCCCGATCGGTGTTGCCTGCGGTCGCGGTTGCCATGGACCAATGATATATCAAGTTTTGTTGATATGTCAAGAGCGCCGTCGGACCGTGTCCAGAGACCGGGAAGGCGCAGAAGCGGCAGGGCCCCGGTCGCGCCCGAAGAACTCTCTTGACGGAACGCGAAGCGGGCACTCAATGTTTGCTTCCCACTTTCGGCTAACGGAGCCCCCATGCCGCACGCCCGATTCGCCGGCGCCATTCCACCACTCGTAGTGGCGTGCGCCATTTTCCTGGCAGCCCTCGCGCCACAGGCAGTTGCGCAGACCGGAGCCGGCCGGGTAGCCGGGACCGTCAGCGACTCCGGCACCGGCGCGCCCGTGCCGGAAGTGATGGTGACTCTGCCTGGAACGCGCTTCGGCGCGCGCACGGACAACGCGGGCCGCTACGCGATCAACGGGGTCCCCGCGGGTACCTATAGCGTCGAGGCCCGGCGGCTGGGTTACCGGCCGGTCACCATACCGAACGTCGCGGTCGGCGACGCC is a window of Gemmatimonadaceae bacterium DNA encoding:
- a CDS encoding metalloregulator ArsR/SmtB family transcription factor, whose product is MATATAGNTDRAAQWFHALSDSTRLGIVMRLTRGDRCVCELADALDAAQPRLSFHLRVLKDAGLISDRRDGRWVHYSLNPDAIEEAGQFLAALKPRRRLKVECCTTAGRLAASS
- a CDS encoding cation diffusion facilitator family transporter, with product MTQVSRGIRSAQFGVLVNAVLAVTKLVAGVVGNTYALIADAVESTADIFSSLVVWGGLHVSGREPDDDYPFGYGKAEALAAAVVSLMLLGAAIGIAYQAVSEIRAPHNTPAPWTLAVLVAVIVTKLVLARRVRAVGVDIGSRAVEADASHHLSDTITSAAAFVGITVAVWGGEGWESADDWAALLATGIIAYNGVVMLRSAMRDLMDRMPGADIVEPVRRAAEGVPGVLATEKLAVSRTGMTYRVTLHVQTEPSLSIRDAHIVGGMVKSAIRAAVPRVDSVLVHLEPYE
- a CDS encoding ferritin; translated protein: MISKETADALNAQVGHEFGASLQYVAISAYFKQEGLPELAHHFQLQADEERAHAMKIVQYIVDADAPLKIPSVPAPRAGFKSAEEVVQLALDWELKVTKQINDLMDLAIKQNEHLTRNFLEWFVNEQLEEVSSMDELLRMIRRAGEQGLMFVESHLARKLHGGAVPAGA
- a CDS encoding arsenite methyltransferase is translated as MTNATMPADLKQEVKDKYGSVAKAVAEGTASDDAGCCSSACCGSSTESYDPITSNLYDEGEQAGVPAEALLASLGCGNPTALAQLNEGETVLDLGSGGGIDVLLSARRVGPTGKVYGLDMTDEMLALANENKRRAGAGNVEFLKGEIENIPLPDASVDVIISNCVINLSADKARVLREAFRVLKPGGRFAVSDVVVRGPVPAEVKRSMELWIGCVAGALEESEYQALLSAAGFEQIDIEPTRIYKAEDAAAFLANSVSNAEAVAREIDGKFLSAFVRATKPLSK
- a CDS encoding metallophosphoesterase family protein; the encoded protein is MISDIHANLPALEAVLRHIDGARPVTATYHLGDLVGYAPWPNEVVALLGERGIQGVAGNYDSTVATDYKHCGCKYEDAEQERLSHVSFEWTKANVRPETKRLLAELPFRLDVRPSGGHASGATLTLVHGTPVLNTVYWMEDRPDDFCRKMAALAGLKAGDVLAFGHTHKLWHRVVDGIHFVNAGSVGRPKDGDPRACYVTVDLAGPAPVVEFIRVEYDIERAARAITDAGLPREFADLLRSG
- a CDS encoding metallophosphoesterase, producing the protein MARWVEVSTLPKLAGSARFWAIRAVACAAALSPAVGCTDRSGLAVAEGANPTPPLTPLIGAAVLVGAGDIAGCRSSGDEATAALLDSIPGTVFTAGDNVYPNGRMEEYRRCYEPSWGRHRGRTYPAPGNHDWRTRNGAPYFEYFGARAGPPGLGYYSFRIDEWLILILNSNIDLGPRSPQRAWLDAQLAADTNRCEIVITHHPRFSSGTHGTSWRMAAAWDVLYKHGVELAIGGHDHSYERFAPMTPAGARDDARGVRQFVVGTGGYKPSTRRRTPTRNSQIRSSASGVLKLSLGEGVYQWEFVPVAGQNFRDWGEGRCR